The following coding sequences lie in one Myxococcota bacterium genomic window:
- a CDS encoding response regulator transcription factor: MAAGVSRRRVLLVEDNEQLAGMVRDYLGRSEFDVTVAGTGSEGLALQGARTFDAIILDIMLPDISGLEVCRSLRPSDDTPILMLTAKGDPNDRIVGLELGADDYLPKPFEPRELLARLRAILRRGRASGPDDTLRFGRLEVDRAAMKVSVDGAPCDLTSHQFRLLEALACAPGRVLSREQLVAAAQGTEMVGMDRSVDVHISRIRAEIEDDPRHPKRVLTIRGAGYVFARSQD; this comes from the coding sequence GTGGCAGCCGGGGTTTCGCGTCGTCGTGTGTTGCTCGTCGAGGACAATGAGCAACTAGCTGGGATGGTCCGTGACTACTTGGGCCGGTCAGAGTTCGACGTCACAGTTGCAGGCACCGGCTCCGAGGGCCTAGCGCTGCAGGGCGCGCGCACGTTCGACGCGATCATTCTCGATATCATGCTGCCAGATATCAGTGGCCTAGAGGTGTGCAGGAGCCTCCGCCCCTCCGACGACACACCGATACTGATGCTCACGGCGAAGGGAGACCCGAATGATCGAATCGTGGGTCTGGAGCTTGGCGCGGACGACTACCTACCAAAACCTTTCGAGCCCCGAGAGCTCCTAGCGCGCTTGCGAGCGATCTTGCGTCGTGGCCGGGCGAGCGGTCCGGACGACACCCTGCGATTCGGTCGCCTCGAAGTTGACCGGGCCGCGATGAAGGTGAGCGTGGATGGAGCTCCATGCGATCTCACGTCCCATCAGTTCCGCCTGCTCGAAGCGCTGGCGTGTGCACCTGGGCGAGTCCTAAGCCGTGAGCAGCTCGTCGCTGCTGCTCAGGGGACAGAGATGGTGGGAATGGACCGTTCCGTCGACGTACACATCTCGAGAATCCGGGCTGAGATCGAGGATGACCCACGCCATCCGAAACGCGTCCTCACCATTCGTGGTGCCGGCTACGTGTTCGCGCGGTCCCAGGATTGA
- a CDS encoding ATP-binding protein, which yields MARRHLFAQFCLIFVVALLFYAIMTTALWNVIGHNEFEADLLNRTSRLAQRLLPGADAPLKVHQAVARDLGAALEVEITVFRADGSILASPDVPSAFPDSVPAPGSWTLNDGDTRWTTSLTDGRVVVVRLDRQGALSERATVGLLLVTLALFIAGISYPLIRGVTRRLERLEVQVRRVGSGDLNARVDVEGDDEIAALARSFNHAAAEIETLVTSQRLLLANTSHELRTPLTRIRLGVEFLKSGEDPERRAGLEKDIRELDELIDELLTISRLDTDPLSVPLEKVDLLGLVAEEASRYPFSSLGGEPGLVLGNVGLLQRLVRNLLENGIKHGEPPIDISVYATHEHVTLNVCDRGDGFSEYDLDRVLEPFYRGKGSKQNDGYGLGLSLVRRIVDMHGGQLTIANREDTHGATIEARFPRVFEDSPR from the coding sequence ATGGCTAGGCGCCATCTCTTCGCCCAGTTCTGCCTGATCTTCGTCGTCGCGCTCTTGTTCTACGCGATCATGACCACAGCGCTCTGGAACGTCATCGGGCACAACGAGTTCGAAGCTGATCTGTTGAACCGAACCAGCAGGCTGGCCCAGCGACTCCTTCCGGGCGCAGATGCGCCCCTCAAGGTCCACCAGGCAGTCGCCCGCGATCTCGGAGCCGCGTTGGAGGTGGAAATCACAGTGTTCCGGGCCGACGGTTCCATCCTCGCGAGTCCCGACGTACCGTCGGCGTTCCCCGACTCGGTGCCGGCTCCGGGGAGCTGGACGCTGAATGACGGAGACACCAGATGGACGACTTCGCTCACAGACGGCCGTGTGGTCGTCGTTCGACTGGATCGGCAGGGTGCGCTCAGTGAGAGAGCCACTGTCGGACTCTTGCTTGTCACGCTTGCCCTGTTCATCGCTGGGATTTCGTATCCACTGATCCGGGGAGTAACACGGCGCCTGGAGCGCCTTGAGGTTCAAGTCCGACGAGTAGGCTCCGGCGACTTGAACGCTCGCGTGGACGTGGAGGGGGACGACGAGATCGCGGCTCTCGCCCGGAGCTTTAACCACGCTGCGGCGGAGATCGAGACTCTCGTGACATCCCAACGCCTGCTCCTTGCGAACACGTCCCACGAGCTTCGCACTCCGTTGACGCGCATTCGGTTGGGCGTGGAGTTCTTGAAGAGTGGTGAGGACCCCGAACGAAGGGCAGGCCTCGAGAAGGACATCCGCGAGTTGGATGAGCTGATCGACGAGCTTCTGACCATCTCGCGGCTAGACACCGATCCACTGAGTGTGCCCCTGGAGAAGGTGGACCTGCTGGGTCTAGTGGCGGAAGAGGCCTCACGATACCCGTTCAGCAGTCTCGGGGGTGAGCCCGGGCTCGTTCTAGGAAACGTCGGCTTGTTGCAACGGCTTGTGCGGAATCTTCTCGAGAACGGGATCAAGCATGGCGAGCCGCCCATCGACATCTCCGTGTACGCGACACATGAGCACGTAACGCTGAACGTGTGCGATCGCGGGGACGGGTTCAGCGAGTACGATCTCGATCGCGTTCTGGAGCCCTTCTATCGGGGCAAGGGCTCCAAGCAGAACGACGGATATGGCCTTGGTCTCTCCTTGGTGCGTCGAATTGTCGACATGCATGGCGGCCAGCTGACGATCGCAAACCGTGAGGACACCCACGGCGCGACGATCGAGGCTCGGTTCCCGAGGGTCTTCGAGGACTCTCCGAGATAG
- a CDS encoding nuclear transport factor 2 family protein, translating into MTEADIRNEKRRIMKFREGAPPPIGDHEATVRWLRDREVIKNLYRRYAYGVDSIDFDLVRSVFHPDCVCVGTAEQGDLDGYLNGLEEALHAWDATMHFVGNQYVEIDGDEGFVESWVVGYHMEAPDSPLQHLVLGLRYQDDLIRAGDDWKIIRRVTSKQWHTGPFPRPFVGPPPYPRTGRES; encoded by the coding sequence ATGACCGAAGCGGACATCCGCAACGAGAAGCGTCGCATCATGAAGTTTCGGGAGGGCGCGCCTCCTCCGATCGGCGACCACGAAGCGACGGTCCGTTGGCTGCGGGATCGCGAGGTCATCAAGAACCTCTACCGACGCTACGCCTACGGCGTCGATTCCATCGACTTCGATCTCGTGCGCAGCGTGTTCCACCCGGACTGCGTCTGCGTCGGCACCGCCGAGCAGGGTGATCTCGACGGCTATCTGAACGGTCTGGAAGAGGCGCTGCACGCCTGGGATGCCACGATGCACTTCGTCGGGAACCAGTACGTCGAGATCGACGGAGACGAGGGATTCGTCGAGAGCTGGGTGGTCGGGTATCACATGGAAGCGCCCGACAGTCCGCTCCAGCACCTCGTGCTCGGCCTGCGCTACCAGGACGATCTGATCCGCGCCGGCGACGACTGGAAGATCATCCGGCGCGTCACCTCGAAGCAGTGGCACACCGGGCCGTTCCCGCGACCCTTCGTGGGCCCGCCGCCGTACCCGCGGACCGGGCGGGAGTCGTAG
- a CDS encoding MipA/OmpV family protein produces the protein MKRSLLIVATWNLIAGAATAQESDAPGNGPPPERGDWDVSLAVGTIASPTYLGDDSYIMSVVPSLSVNYKQTIFLSFEGLGANLINSHGFRAGPLATFDFGRNEDGSNPLQIVGGRTDDLDGLDNVDFTIELGGFVEYSVDGFVGKIELVQGTNGHHGLVGSGTIKYQSAFPVLGKMGFYSLGPEVTFADSKYMDSFFGVSPRASSRSGLARFEADGGLRSAGFHATISIPLTRHISLTTFGGYDQLLGDAAESPLVRRRGSRDQGMGGAFLSYSF, from the coding sequence GTGAAGAGGTCCCTTCTCATCGTTGCCACCTGGAACCTCATCGCCGGCGCTGCGACAGCGCAAGAGAGCGATGCACCCGGCAACGGCCCCCCTCCTGAGCGAGGCGACTGGGACGTGAGTCTCGCAGTAGGCACAATCGCCTCGCCCACCTATCTGGGTGACGACAGCTACATCATGAGCGTCGTTCCTAGCCTGAGTGTCAACTACAAACAGACCATCTTCCTCTCATTCGAAGGTCTTGGGGCGAACCTCATCAACTCTCATGGCTTCCGTGCGGGGCCCCTTGCCACGTTCGACTTCGGCCGGAATGAAGACGGCAGCAACCCGCTTCAGATCGTTGGGGGCAGGACCGACGATCTCGATGGACTTGACAACGTCGACTTCACGATCGAACTGGGAGGATTCGTCGAGTACTCGGTAGATGGGTTCGTCGGGAAGATCGAGCTCGTGCAAGGCACGAATGGTCACCACGGCCTCGTCGGCAGCGGAACGATCAAGTACCAGAGCGCCTTTCCGGTTCTCGGGAAGATGGGCTTCTATAGCCTAGGACCTGAGGTGACTTTCGCGGATTCGAAGTACATGGACTCGTTCTTTGGGGTATCCCCGAGAGCATCGAGTCGCTCGGGACTTGCACGGTTCGAAGCGGATGGCGGGCTTCGCTCGGCTGGTTTCCACGCGACCATTTCTATTCCGCTTACGAGGCACATCTCACTAACGACATTCGGCGGCTATGACCAGCTGCTCGGCGATGCAGCCGAATCACCGCTTGTGAGGCGACGCGGATCGCGGGATCAGGGGATGGGTGGCGCCTTCTTGAGTTACTCGTTCTAG
- a CDS encoding efflux RND transporter permease subunit → MTRIIAWWARNPVAANLLMFLMLLGGLASVPAIGQKSFPDLDLERITISVEYPGAAPEEVEEGVCIRIEEEVQGLNGVKKITSTATEGLCAVTVELSRGYPVDRALSDVKNAVDGIDAFPDETEEPVIRYLEIQRTAVQIALSGAASERSLKVWGERLRDGLSAQPEISQVELQNAREYELAIEVPEASLRRHGLSFDQVVAAVQRGSLDLPGGAIKTDSGEVLLRAKGQAYTAEDFQALVVMTRADGTRLRLGEIANVVDGFEDEDRYARFDGEPSLMIRVVRVGDQKVMGVVESAQSFLGREGPRLPEGLKMTVWRDGAKELRERLDILWRNGRAGFVLVFLVLALFLQFRLAIWVSIGVPVAIAGSLVLLPASDISIDVISTFAFIMVLGLLVDDAIVVGENVHTHQENEEDPLQGAVSGAQEVAVPVIFGVLTTMVAFLPMIASPGLMGQIFGTIGMVVIFCLIGSLVESQWILPAHLGHHGGRGLSDARSRLGMRWRGIQQRFSGWLRRFTHDHYVPALDRAIEWRYSAAAGAAVLLLLAFALIGTGWVKFTFFPEIESDYVTASVAMPQGTPVDLTARAVDSLERSAIELSEQLNAEFGADESDPLVRHVMVSVGVQSADEGSPRGANAPTGSHLGEVQIEILSGDRRPLSAKEIANRWRELTPPIPGVEELSYAADYFAKGDEIDVQLQSESLADLQSAATLLRRELTSYPGVYDITDSFRAGKQEIKLKILPSAEALGLTLEDLARQVRQAFYGHEAQRVQRGRDDIKVMVRFPKDQRRSLTDLSELRIRTPDGAEVPFDSVARAEMGSGFASIKRADRSRVINVMAGVNDRLANANEVLASLEAEFLPTLVGDYPGLSFSLEGDAAEQGESVAALGRNYIVAMFAIYALLAIPLRSYLQPLIIMAVIPFGVVGALLGHLLMGGLAGALPEWMTVTRAVVGFSMMSIFGIVAASGVVVNASLVLTHSINGRLGAGSALRAAVREAGVTRFRPVVLTSITTFVGLVPMLLEGSSTAQFLIPMACSLAFGTLFSSVISLFLVPCAYVIVDDLQKAYATTWDRLMGMGPLGLAAGADPPEDRLR, encoded by the coding sequence ATGACCCGGATCATCGCTTGGTGGGCGCGGAACCCTGTTGCGGCGAACCTGTTGATGTTCCTGATGCTGCTCGGAGGCCTCGCAAGCGTTCCAGCGATCGGCCAGAAATCCTTCCCTGACCTCGACCTCGAGCGCATCACGATCAGCGTGGAGTATCCAGGAGCGGCTCCCGAGGAGGTTGAGGAAGGCGTCTGCATCCGCATTGAGGAAGAGGTCCAGGGGCTCAACGGCGTCAAGAAGATCACATCGACGGCGACAGAGGGCCTCTGCGCCGTGACCGTCGAACTCTCTCGAGGATATCCGGTCGATCGGGCGCTGAGCGACGTGAAGAACGCCGTTGACGGTATCGACGCCTTCCCCGACGAAACCGAGGAGCCGGTCATTCGCTACCTCGAGATCCAGAGGACTGCCGTGCAGATCGCGCTCTCCGGAGCGGCTTCGGAGCGATCGCTGAAGGTGTGGGGTGAGCGTCTACGCGATGGACTTTCTGCGCAGCCAGAGATCTCGCAGGTGGAGTTACAGAATGCCCGCGAGTACGAACTCGCCATCGAAGTCCCGGAGGCCTCGCTGCGCCGCCACGGCCTGAGCTTCGACCAGGTAGTGGCGGCGGTGCAGCGCGGGTCGCTCGATCTACCGGGGGGCGCGATCAAGACGGATTCTGGGGAAGTACTCCTACGCGCAAAAGGCCAGGCCTACACGGCCGAGGATTTCCAAGCGCTCGTGGTCATGACGCGCGCCGACGGAACGCGCCTTCGCCTGGGAGAAATCGCGAACGTGGTGGACGGGTTCGAGGACGAGGACCGCTATGCCCGTTTCGATGGCGAGCCTTCTCTGATGATCCGCGTGGTACGGGTCGGCGACCAGAAGGTCATGGGCGTGGTCGAATCGGCCCAAAGCTTCCTCGGGCGCGAAGGTCCACGCCTACCGGAAGGCCTGAAAATGACGGTCTGGCGCGACGGGGCGAAGGAGCTCCGTGAGCGGCTCGACATCTTGTGGCGCAACGGACGCGCGGGCTTCGTCCTCGTGTTCCTGGTCTTGGCGCTCTTTCTGCAGTTTCGTTTGGCGATCTGGGTTTCGATCGGTGTTCCGGTCGCGATCGCCGGTTCACTCGTCCTCTTGCCGGCATCTGACATCTCCATCGACGTGATCTCGACCTTCGCCTTTATCATGGTGCTCGGCCTGTTGGTCGACGACGCGATCGTCGTTGGTGAGAACGTCCACACCCATCAGGAGAACGAGGAAGATCCGTTGCAGGGCGCTGTAAGTGGCGCCCAGGAAGTGGCGGTCCCTGTGATCTTCGGCGTGTTGACGACGATGGTTGCATTCCTTCCGATGATTGCATCGCCCGGTTTGATGGGTCAGATCTTTGGGACGATCGGTATGGTGGTCATCTTCTGCCTGATCGGCTCCCTGGTCGAATCACAGTGGATTCTACCTGCGCACCTCGGTCACCACGGAGGGCGCGGCCTCTCCGACGCGCGATCTCGTCTCGGAATGCGCTGGAGGGGCATACAGCAGCGATTCTCGGGATGGCTCCGCAGGTTTACTCACGACCACTACGTGCCCGCACTCGATCGCGCGATCGAATGGCGCTACAGCGCAGCGGCGGGTGCGGCGGTTCTCCTGCTTCTCGCCTTTGCGCTTATCGGGACGGGGTGGGTCAAGTTCACTTTCTTCCCGGAGATCGAGTCCGACTACGTAACGGCCAGCGTCGCGATGCCGCAGGGGACTCCCGTCGACCTGACTGCTCGCGCGGTGGACTCGCTCGAGCGCTCGGCGATCGAGCTCAGCGAGCAACTGAACGCCGAATTCGGGGCGGACGAAAGCGATCCGCTGGTTCGGCATGTAATGGTCTCTGTCGGGGTGCAAAGTGCGGACGAGGGATCGCCTCGGGGAGCGAACGCGCCCACCGGCTCGCATCTCGGTGAGGTACAGATCGAGATCCTGAGCGGCGATCGCCGGCCGCTTTCCGCCAAGGAAATCGCGAATCGCTGGCGCGAGCTCACGCCGCCGATCCCCGGCGTCGAGGAGCTGTCCTACGCCGCCGATTACTTCGCGAAGGGCGACGAAATCGATGTCCAGTTGCAGTCGGAAAGCCTGGCGGACCTCCAGTCTGCCGCGACCTTACTCCGCCGCGAGTTGACCTCGTATCCGGGCGTCTACGACATCACCGATTCATTCAGGGCTGGCAAACAGGAGATCAAGCTCAAAATTCTACCCTCCGCCGAGGCGCTCGGTCTGACGCTCGAGGACCTCGCTCGGCAGGTGAGACAGGCGTTCTATGGTCACGAGGCGCAGCGAGTTCAGCGGGGCCGTGACGACATCAAGGTCATGGTGCGATTTCCGAAGGATCAACGTCGCTCGTTGACCGATCTCTCGGAGCTTCGCATCCGAACGCCCGACGGCGCGGAGGTCCCGTTCGACAGCGTGGCGCGCGCCGAGATGGGCTCTGGCTTTGCCAGCATCAAGCGGGCCGATCGCAGTCGCGTGATCAACGTGATGGCCGGTGTGAATGATCGGCTCGCCAACGCCAATGAGGTCCTTGCTTCACTCGAGGCCGAGTTCCTGCCGACGCTGGTCGGTGACTACCCCGGACTCTCGTTCTCCCTCGAGGGCGACGCAGCCGAACAAGGTGAGTCGGTGGCGGCGCTCGGACGCAACTACATCGTCGCCATGTTCGCGATCTACGCGTTGCTTGCCATCCCGCTCCGCTCGTACCTCCAGCCACTCATCATCATGGCGGTGATTCCTTTCGGTGTGGTGGGTGCCCTGCTCGGACATTTGCTAATGGGTGGCCTCGCGGGCGCACTGCCAGAGTGGATGACGGTGACGCGGGCCGTCGTCGGTTTCAGCATGATGTCGATCTTCGGAATCGTCGCCGCATCGGGTGTCGTCGTGAACGCGAGCCTCGTCCTGACTCACTCGATCAATGGGCGACTCGGGGCAGGTTCCGCGCTTCGTGCCGCCGTGCGCGAGGCCGGCGTCACGCGCTTCCGGCCTGTGGTGCTGACGTCGATCACCACGTTCGTGGGTCTCGTACCGATGTTGCTTGAGGGAAGCTCGACCGCACAGTTCTTGATTCCGATGGCGTGCTCGCTTGCCTTCGGAACTCTGTTCTCTTCGGTGATCTCGCTGTTCCTTGTCCCCTGTGCCTACGTGATCGTCGATGACCTCCAAAAGGCCTACGCGACGACATGGGACCGGCTTATGGGAATGGGGCCGCTTGGCCTGGCGGCAGGGGCGGACCCTCCTGAGGACCGGTTGCGCTAA
- a CDS encoding alpha/beta hydrolase — protein sequence MASKIEADPRIDPRIKAAMGSFPTIARADAKSREELIAEANSPEARAAAEAIKVSMDQLDSEEIAPSKGLVTETHAFTSAPDGNTIQVQLIRPDVPEPQPGVVYLHGGGMQTMSCFDGIYRAWGRTIAAQGVAVAMVDFRNCMIASSAPEVAPFPAGLDDCVSGVRWVAEHAAHLGIDPSRLIVAGESGGGNLTLATGMQLLRDGDIGLVRGLYALCPYIAGRWPQDRFPSSVENNGLLLDLHSNRAAMAYGIEELEKSNPLAWPSFATEKDVQGFPPTVISVNECDPLCDEGIEFYRMLLRAGVPARCRQVMGTIHGTEIFQMACPDISRETAASLAQFCREA from the coding sequence GCCTCGAAGATCGAAGCCGACCCCCGAATCGATCCCCGGATCAAGGCCGCGATGGGGTCTTTCCCGACGATCGCGCGTGCAGACGCCAAGAGCCGGGAGGAGCTGATCGCGGAAGCGAACAGCCCCGAGGCGCGCGCCGCGGCCGAGGCGATCAAGGTCTCGATGGACCAACTGGATTCGGAGGAGATCGCGCCTTCGAAGGGTCTCGTCACCGAGACCCACGCGTTCACCTCCGCACCCGACGGCAACACGATCCAGGTGCAACTGATCCGTCCCGACGTCCCAGAGCCCCAGCCCGGGGTCGTGTATCTCCACGGCGGTGGCATGCAGACGATGTCCTGCTTCGACGGCATCTACCGCGCCTGGGGGCGAACGATCGCCGCGCAGGGCGTGGCCGTCGCCATGGTCGACTTCCGCAACTGCATGATCGCGTCTTCGGCGCCCGAGGTCGCGCCGTTTCCGGCGGGCCTCGACGATTGCGTTTCGGGTGTGCGTTGGGTGGCGGAGCACGCCGCCCACCTCGGCATCGATCCGAGCCGGCTGATCGTCGCGGGCGAGAGCGGAGGCGGCAACCTCACCCTCGCCACCGGAATGCAGCTCCTGCGCGACGGGGACATCGGCCTGGTGCGCGGTCTCTACGCGCTCTGTCCCTACATCGCCGGGCGCTGGCCCCAGGATCGCTTTCCCTCGTCGGTGGAGAACAACGGGCTGTTGCTGGACCTGCACAGCAATCGCGCCGCGATGGCCTACGGAATCGAGGAACTCGAGAAGAGCAACCCCCTCGCCTGGCCTTCCTTCGCCACCGAGAAGGACGTGCAGGGGTTCCCGCCAACGGTGATCAGCGTGAACGAATGCGACCCGCTGTGCGACGAAGGCATCGAGTTCTACCGGATGCTGCTGCGCGCCGGGGTCCCCGCCCGCTGTCGCCAGGTGATGGGAACGATCCACGGCACCGAGATCTTCCAGATGGCGTGTCCGGACATCAGTCGGGAGACGGCCGCAAGCCTGGCCCAGTTCTGCCGCGAAGCGTGA
- a CDS encoding helix-turn-helix domain-containing protein, with protein sequence MSRRALSATRAADLLNFLAAHPDEALTYSELSSRLGINQASTHNLLMALTECGYLSRDPKNRTFSLGAALVAIGDAALRGNPIVDEARVGMAKLAKELGMGAVALVRAGGDALCISRAGPRRARVDPPEVGQRIPIIAPLVSVFVAWARHEAVDQWLLRGSTSARDQRRAREILERVRQRGYSVALEVPGRRRLGALIADLAEDPHSAELRHRLQATIGELGRASYQLREVSGQKQSISTITAPVFDRHGEVSVAVSLQVFEQAMDPREVANIGDRLLALTRSVSRS encoded by the coding sequence GTGTCCAGACGCGCCCTCTCTGCGACCCGGGCCGCGGATCTCCTGAACTTCCTCGCGGCCCACCCCGACGAAGCGCTCACCTATTCCGAGCTCTCGAGCCGGCTCGGCATCAACCAGGCCTCCACCCACAATCTGCTGATGGCTCTCACCGAGTGCGGCTATCTCAGCCGCGACCCGAAGAACCGCACCTTCTCGCTGGGCGCGGCGCTGGTCGCGATCGGGGATGCCGCCCTCCGCGGAAACCCGATCGTCGACGAGGCTCGCGTCGGCATGGCGAAGCTCGCGAAGGAACTCGGGATGGGAGCGGTCGCCCTGGTGCGGGCCGGTGGCGATGCCCTGTGCATCTCGCGCGCCGGGCCGCGGCGCGCGCGGGTCGACCCACCGGAGGTCGGGCAGCGCATTCCCATCATCGCCCCGCTGGTCTCGGTCTTCGTGGCCTGGGCACGCCACGAGGCCGTCGACCAGTGGCTGCTGCGCGGCAGCACGTCGGCCCGCGACCAGCGCCGAGCGCGCGAGATCCTCGAACGCGTGCGTCAGCGCGGCTACAGCGTCGCCCTCGAGGTGCCGGGCCGGCGCCGGCTGGGCGCACTGATCGCGGACCTCGCCGAGGATCCGCACTCGGCAGAGCTGCGCCATCGGCTCCAGGCCACGATCGGAGAACTGGGCCGTGCGTCCTACCAGCTGCGCGAGGTCTCGGGTCAGAAGCAGAGCATCAGCACGATCACCGCGCCCGTCTTCGATCGCCACGGCGAGGTGAGTGTCGCCGTCTCGCTGCAGGTATTCGAGCAGGCCATGGACCCGCGCGAAGTCGCGAACATCGGCGACCGCCTGCTCGCGCTCACCCGGTCGGTGTCGCGCAGCTAG
- a CDS encoding NAD(P)/FAD-dependent oxidoreductase, whose protein sequence is MSETVDAAFLRRAVAACDLAALRAALYQATRDPELASFGPVAGLDEAGTARLAERAVELLEAHASGFERRVPSDDEVRELMDLVLGVPTRDAHFEVRKKFLAFTPFPFLHERPDGAAPVPEGFEVAIIGAGPAGIAMAVQLGRLGIPYVLYDRRDEIGGTWSIHKYPDIRVDTLSLHYEFSFDEPYRWREYFARGEQVRGYLEHIAEKHGVRPHMRLGHDLEDARFDEATSSWQLVFRGNDGERVERRANVVVSAAGLFSKPKRLDIEGIDAYEGGLVHPTRWTNDIDVRGKRVAVIGNGSSGVQLLARVANEAAQVHVFQRTPQWIAPRPNYGRPIEPEVRWLLDHVPGYWNWCRYTSIIGLMTWHEDFLIPDEQWEAKGGYITEKSEQLREFMVDYIQQQIGDRPDLFEQLVPDYAPMVRRPVVDNGWYQALTRDNVELVTSGIERFTKRGIETADGKQHEFDLVVSATGFEVDQFLWPAEYHGEGGVRLRDYWAPESPRAYLGMMVPHFPNFFMLYGPNSQPVSGGISLLSWFQIWAAYVAQCLDTMFEEGHAQVSVTEDAYQTYNEETDAVSSELAFVKDKRSVDRNYYVDAHGRLLVNTPYETAELYAMMKEPKRDELAFGASTRRER, encoded by the coding sequence ATGAGCGAGACCGTCGACGCTGCCTTTCTCCGTCGCGCCGTCGCGGCCTGCGACCTGGCTGCGCTCCGCGCGGCGCTCTACCAGGCGACCCGAGACCCGGAGCTCGCGAGCTTCGGTCCGGTGGCGGGGCTCGACGAGGCCGGTACCGCGCGACTCGCCGAGCGCGCCGTCGAGCTGCTCGAGGCCCACGCCTCGGGGTTCGAGCGCCGCGTTCCCTCCGACGACGAGGTGCGCGAGCTGATGGACCTCGTGCTCGGCGTTCCCACCCGCGACGCGCACTTCGAAGTGCGGAAGAAGTTCCTCGCCTTCACGCCCTTTCCCTTTCTGCACGAGCGCCCCGACGGTGCCGCACCCGTGCCCGAGGGCTTCGAGGTCGCGATCATCGGCGCCGGCCCGGCCGGGATCGCGATGGCGGTGCAGCTCGGTCGTCTCGGCATTCCCTACGTGCTCTACGATCGCCGTGACGAGATCGGCGGGACCTGGAGCATCCACAAGTACCCCGACATCCGCGTCGACACGCTCAGCCTTCACTACGAGTTCAGCTTCGACGAGCCCTATCGGTGGCGCGAGTACTTCGCCCGGGGCGAGCAGGTGCGGGGCTATCTCGAGCACATCGCCGAGAAGCACGGGGTGCGTCCCCACATGCGGCTCGGTCACGACCTCGAGGACGCGCGCTTCGACGAGGCCACCTCGAGCTGGCAGCTGGTGTTTCGCGGCAACGACGGCGAGCGTGTCGAGCGTCGCGCGAACGTGGTGGTGAGTGCCGCCGGGCTCTTCTCGAAGCCGAAGCGGCTCGACATCGAAGGGATCGACGCCTACGAAGGCGGGCTCGTCCACCCGACGCGCTGGACGAACGACATCGACGTGCGCGGCAAGCGCGTCGCGGTGATCGGGAACGGATCGTCCGGGGTGCAGTTGCTCGCGCGGGTCGCCAACGAGGCCGCACAGGTCCACGTCTTCCAGCGCACGCCGCAGTGGATCGCGCCGCGGCCGAACTACGGCCGCCCGATCGAGCCCGAGGTGCGCTGGCTCCTCGACCACGTCCCGGGCTACTGGAACTGGTGTCGCTACACCTCGATCATCGGCTTGATGACCTGGCACGAGGACTTCCTCATTCCGGACGAGCAGTGGGAGGCGAAGGGCGGGTACATCACGGAGAAGAGCGAGCAGCTCCGCGAGTTCATGGTCGACTACATCCAGCAGCAGATCGGAGATCGGCCCGATCTCTTCGAGCAGCTCGTCCCCGACTATGCGCCGATGGTGCGCCGCCCCGTCGTCGACAACGGCTGGTACCAGGCCCTGACCCGCGACAACGTCGAGCTCGTCACGTCGGGGATCGAGCGTTTCACGAAGCGCGGGATCGAGACCGCCGACGGGAAGCAGCACGAGTTCGATCTCGTCGTCTCGGCGACGGGCTTCGAAGTCGATCAGTTCCTGTGGCCGGCCGAGTACCACGGCGAGGGCGGAGTGCGTCTGCGCGACTACTGGGCTCCTGAGAGCCCGCGCGCGTACCTCGGCATGATGGTCCCGCACTTCCCGAACTTCTTCATGCTCTACGGCCCGAACTCCCAACCGGTTTCGGGTGGCATCTCGCTCCTCTCGTGGTTCCAGATCTGGGCCGCCTATGTGGCCCAGTGCCTGGACACGATGTTCGAAGAGGGGCATGCGCAGGTGTCGGTGACCGAGGACGCCTACCAGACCTACAACGAAGAGACGGATGCGGTCTCGTCGGAGCTGGCCTTCGTCAAGGACAAGCGTTCGGTCGATCGGAACTACTACGTCGACGCCCACGGGCGGCTGCTCGTGAACACGCCCTACGAGACCGCGGAGCTCTACGCGATGATGAAGGAGCCGAAGCGCGACGAGCTCGCGTTCGGGGCGTCCACCAGGAGGGAACGATGA